A genomic region of Marinobacter sp. NP-4(2019) contains the following coding sequences:
- a CDS encoding DUF6586 family protein: MASQWHSLVSQKLFLARTLVRLADSDTNAEADSYRALQREAAIQGAIELSLRARKLLLVMIARLYQQKNEEPESLSALASLLGTELPEVAELLALEHQPGSWWNHLDQLETSQGRPPAARKTVSAENIIAISAESGPDRSTPALNTLLDALKQFADTLEDRHSEW; the protein is encoded by the coding sequence ATGGCATCACAGTGGCATTCACTGGTATCACAAAAGCTGTTTCTGGCCAGGACACTGGTACGGCTGGCAGATAGCGATACTAACGCTGAAGCTGACTCCTACCGGGCATTGCAACGGGAAGCGGCTATTCAGGGTGCCATAGAACTTTCGCTGCGGGCCCGAAAGCTGTTGCTGGTCATGATTGCAAGGCTGTACCAGCAGAAAAACGAAGAACCCGAGTCACTCTCGGCCCTGGCATCCCTGTTGGGAACTGAACTGCCGGAAGTGGCTGAGTTGCTGGCCCTGGAGCACCAGCCAGGGAGCTGGTGGAATCATCTGGATCAACTGGAGACGTCCCAGGGTCGGCCGCCGGCGGCCAGGAAGACCGTCAGTGCGGAGAATATCATTGCGATCTCTGCGGAATCGGGCCCGGATCGATCAACGCCGGCGCTTAATACATTGCTCGACGCGCTCAAACAATTCGCTGACACCCTGGAAGACCGACACAGCGAGTGGTAA
- a CDS encoding cell division inhibitor SulA encodes MEQLSFNQNLAYSQAAMGYQAPARPAGGTSVVRTGPARSRRADPATAPVVGNVTEIILPEGQVENFQLLLPMLTQLNQEKRWLAWIDPPQALVSKWQKMHGIVAGELLVLRSTPDYPARQLAERALSAGTCHAVVMWTRKLSREALETLQKASAQGNSHGVVLRQR; translated from the coding sequence ATGGAACAACTCAGCTTTAACCAGAATCTGGCCTATTCACAGGCGGCCATGGGCTACCAGGCTCCCGCAAGGCCCGCGGGTGGAACGTCGGTTGTTCGTACCGGGCCTGCCAGATCCAGGCGAGCTGATCCTGCAACGGCGCCGGTGGTCGGTAATGTGACCGAGATTATTCTGCCGGAAGGTCAGGTTGAGAATTTTCAGCTGTTGCTGCCGATGTTGACTCAGTTAAATCAGGAGAAGCGCTGGCTTGCGTGGATTGATCCACCCCAGGCTTTGGTGAGCAAGTGGCAAAAGATGCACGGTATTGTCGCGGGCGAGCTGCTGGTCTTAAGGTCCACCCCGGATTATCCGGCCCGCCAGCTGGCTGAGCGAGCGCTCAGTGCCGGTACCTGTCATGCGGTGGTGATGTGGACGCGGAAGCTCAGCCGTGAAGCCCTGGAAACGCTGCAGAAGGCGTCCGCCCAGGGAAACAGTCACGGGGTGGTGCTGCGCCAGCGCTGA
- the lexA gene encoding transcriptional repressor LexA → MKLTARQTQVLDIIRRYVDETGYPPTRAEIAAELGFRSANAAEEHLRALARKGAIEMVPGASRGIRLPEVEEDLGLPVVGQVAAGSPILAQEHIEDHCTLKPDFFSPSADYLLRVRGMSMKDIGILDGDLLAVHRTQDVHNGQVVVARVGEEVTVKRFRKEGTTVYLIAENEEFAPIEVDLREEELFIEGLGVGVIRRSDMH, encoded by the coding sequence ATGAAGCTGACAGCAAGGCAAACCCAGGTACTGGATATCATTCGGCGTTACGTGGATGAAACGGGGTACCCACCGACCCGGGCGGAAATTGCAGCGGAGCTTGGATTCCGTTCCGCCAACGCCGCGGAGGAACATCTCCGGGCACTGGCCCGCAAGGGGGCCATTGAAATGGTGCCGGGCGCGAGCCGGGGTATCCGTCTGCCGGAGGTTGAAGAAGATCTCGGTTTGCCAGTGGTTGGTCAGGTTGCGGCAGGCAGTCCGATCCTGGCCCAGGAGCATATTGAGGATCACTGTACCCTGAAACCGGACTTTTTCTCCCCGTCTGCAGACTATCTGTTGCGGGTACGCGGAATGAGCATGAAGGATATCGGTATCCTCGACGGCGACCTGCTGGCGGTCCATCGCACTCAGGATGTTCACAACGGTCAGGTGGTGGTGGCCCGCGTCGGGGAGGAAGTGACAGTCAAACGCTTCCGTAAGGAGGGCACCACTGTGTACCTGATTGCGGAAAATGAGGAGTTTGCCCCGATCGAAGTGGATCTCAGGGAAGAGGAACTGTTTATTGAAGGGCTCGGCGTTGGTGTTATCCGGCGCTCGGATATGCACTGA
- a CDS encoding amidoligase family protein, whose translation MSESKACRMPDILRTDTGEERRVGVEIELSGLSYSALVTLTEQLLSGQSRETSRYVADLETDLGHFTIELDSAPIKDLDLKGETVPESMRELGGQAMEVIDAAAEKIVPLEIISPPLPFSSLERIEVLCDELRKAGALGSREALYYAFGLQLNPELPDLRADTLVRYLQAFAVLYDWLKSRHQIDISRKFTSYIEPWSSTYIDLLVADDYAPDTEQLMRDYLKHNPTRNKALDLLPLFAHLDKTVLAEYVVDERIKSRPTLHYRLPDCDIDNPGWHFSSVWNDWVVLEQLANNAGDLAELREQFRMSRKLSLRNLTLSWLDTCEQWLRNRHYV comes from the coding sequence ATGAGCGAATCCAAGGCATGCAGGATGCCAGATATCCTCAGGACCGACACCGGTGAGGAGCGCCGCGTCGGAGTTGAAATAGAGCTGTCGGGCCTGAGTTACAGTGCCCTGGTAACACTGACGGAACAGCTGTTGTCGGGGCAGTCCCGTGAAACCTCCCGCTATGTGGCGGATCTGGAGACCGATCTCGGACACTTCACCATCGAGCTGGATTCAGCCCCGATCAAGGACCTCGATCTGAAGGGAGAAACGGTCCCGGAATCCATGCGGGAACTCGGAGGCCAGGCAATGGAAGTGATTGACGCCGCCGCCGAGAAGATTGTCCCCCTGGAGATCATCAGCCCGCCCTTGCCTTTCTCGTCCTTGGAACGCATTGAAGTCCTCTGCGATGAACTCCGCAAAGCGGGCGCCCTTGGCAGCCGCGAAGCGCTCTACTATGCATTCGGACTGCAGCTCAATCCCGAGCTGCCCGACCTCAGGGCGGACACCCTGGTTCGCTATCTGCAGGCTTTCGCGGTGCTGTATGACTGGCTGAAGTCGCGGCACCAGATCGATATCAGCCGCAAATTCACCAGTTATATCGAGCCGTGGAGCAGCACTTACATCGACCTGCTGGTAGCCGATGACTACGCGCCGGATACGGAACAGCTGATGCGGGACTACCTGAAGCACAACCCCACCCGCAACAAGGCCCTGGACCTTTTACCGCTGTTTGCCCACCTGGATAAGACCGTATTGGCGGAATACGTGGTGGATGAACGCATCAAGAGCCGGCCCACCCTGCACTACCGTCTGCCGGATTGCGACATCGACAATCCCGGGTGGCACTTCTCTTCGGTCTGGAACGACTGGGTCGTGCTGGAACAGCTTGCCAATAACGCCGGTGATCTGGCGGAGCTGAGGGAACAGTTCCGTATGAGCCGCAAGCTAAGCCTTCGCAATCTCACTCTGAGCTGGCTTGATACCTGTGAGCAGTGGTTGCGTAACAGGCACTATGTCTGA
- a CDS encoding gamma-glutamyl-gamma-aminobutyrate hydrolase family protein, with amino-acid sequence MSDTSPQLPEHPGLTIGISGPARRSTAHRLISLALRIHGARTHYIRPGARVDVALLDGLVLSGGTHVHPELYGQQPTVTARYDRRRDQTDQRLLSRAEQLKIPVLGICRGAQFINVFHGGSLCQNVTPLRVHTRHRPLLLPMQTVRLVRNTRLGRLMHSTIIGANRIHSQAIKRLGRNLRVVALDNDQFVQAIENTGDHWLMGVQWHPEYLLYHGGHRRIFSHFVHAARARKLVRLEEAEANDPTTTP; translated from the coding sequence ATGTCTGACACCAGCCCTCAGTTGCCCGAACACCCGGGGCTGACCATCGGTATCAGTGGCCCCGCCCGACGCAGCACGGCACACCGGTTGATCAGCCTTGCGTTACGCATCCATGGTGCAAGAACGCACTATATCCGCCCCGGCGCCAGGGTGGACGTGGCGTTGCTTGACGGACTGGTACTGTCGGGAGGCACTCACGTTCATCCGGAACTCTACGGTCAGCAACCGACCGTCACCGCCCGCTACGACCGCCGGCGAGATCAGACTGACCAACGGTTGCTGAGCCGGGCCGAACAACTGAAGATTCCGGTTCTGGGCATTTGCCGGGGAGCCCAGTTTATCAATGTGTTCCACGGAGGCTCCCTGTGTCAGAACGTCACCCCCCTGCGGGTCCATACCCGCCACCGCCCGCTGCTTCTGCCCATGCAGACCGTGCGGCTGGTGAGGAACACCCGTCTCGGTCGCCTCATGCACAGCACCATCATTGGCGCGAACCGTATTCACAGCCAGGCAATCAAACGCCTTGGACGCAACCTGAGAGTGGTCGCACTGGACAACGACCAGTTTGTACAGGCCATCGAGAACACCGGTGACCACTGGTTGATGGGGGTCCAGTGGCACCCGGAATACCTGCTGTACCATGGCGGACATCGCCGTATCTTCAGCCACTTTGTCCATGCCGCCCGGGCCCGCAAGCTGGTGCGACTGGAAGAGGCGGAAGCCAACGACCCGACAACCACCCCATAG
- a CDS encoding SIMPL domain-containing protein — MPNAIKKHLLAGLAATLIPLAAQAGEVSLSGEGSVKYTPDSARLQFTASAEHNLPARASEKVNDMMAQWRDSISAYRDRLNDYSDANVNLYTRTLPVQERDQEPQKMAVASQTVSFTIDDLSLLNPLLEQAQKLGLDYHLGAGSFYHSDESGLQKQALAQAIADAKSRCEFVARQLDQSCGDVVNISVNGGHRPVPMMMAEAKSRADVVSSVGDRELQASVSATFELD, encoded by the coding sequence ATGCCAAACGCGATAAAAAAACACCTGCTAGCCGGCCTTGCCGCAACCCTGATTCCACTGGCGGCCCAGGCCGGCGAAGTCAGCCTGAGCGGCGAAGGCAGCGTCAAGTACACGCCTGACAGCGCCCGCCTGCAATTTACGGCCAGTGCCGAACACAATCTGCCCGCCCGGGCCTCAGAGAAGGTCAATGACATGATGGCCCAGTGGCGTGACAGCATCAGCGCTTACCGCGACCGGCTCAACGACTACAGTGACGCCAACGTCAATCTTTACACTCGCACACTGCCGGTTCAGGAGCGAGATCAGGAGCCGCAGAAAATGGCGGTAGCCTCGCAAACCGTGAGCTTCACCATCGACGACCTGTCACTCCTCAACCCTTTGCTGGAACAGGCCCAGAAACTCGGGCTGGACTACCACCTCGGTGCCGGCAGCTTTTACCATTCCGATGAATCCGGACTGCAAAAACAGGCGCTGGCACAGGCGATTGCCGACGCCAAATCCCGCTGTGAGTTTGTTGCCCGTCAGCTGGATCAGTCCTGTGGTGACGTCGTTAATATCAGCGTCAACGGTGGTCACCGCCCCGTGCCCATGATGATGGCGGAAGCCAAATCCAGGGCCGATGTGGTATCCAGTGTTGGCGACCGGGAACTGCAGGCGAGCGTCAGTGCCACGTTCGAGCTCGACTAG
- a CDS encoding translocation/assembly module TamB domain-containing protein has product MTDVKGERRSWRFWLLLALGILVLLPILLVAVLLLILRSETGTAWVIDQIPGLQTEGDQGSLFGYWRADSLRWQGYGVGLKIEAVEVDWSPGCLLSKELCLDTLRADAIDLQLQPSDEPEEPRDDISLPLVNLPLGLTIRDVHLGPFTVNGGKVWDLLEVEAGGSGTDWVIERANYRLDDIAVNAAGRLETRGDWPLDLKMDVSLPPPYGDDWQLVLNLTGSARDLRLSGRSSGYLSAVLEGRGAPLDRRLPVHLSLRSESFLPLDTLPSTLTLKNWQLSLDGSLEKGFVTRSTTTLPGTKGAIDTSLKGLLTTTGVSDLVLAMAGPAGESGRGTLKVEGSVSWDEILTANAEIGVEAFPWYSLIPDFEAPPVSLQRLNGTVSYRDNRYNARLEAAVSGPLGDADLKTAVDGNLETVSLSELVVSTDAGSLRGAADVDFAGQLAWKAGLTLDQFNPGYWLPVLQASLDGELTSQGQLADDGLPDMTADWDISGTWQQEPARTRGKLQASSGTWDVSDLNLEVGENRINGGGRWGSDIAGNLDIRVPQPEILLPGLTGELIASLMMRGTPEDPQGDLSVTATDLAWQDSVAITLADLDASLGSGLTLNARATAQDIHAGGERLERVALGLSGTQQAHRLTMRAFHEEASLGLVLAGGAGDAWNSWRGSLDSGELDLSGQSQTWTLDGPAELGYSENGTLIFGAHCWRWQDSSVCAGDQTLMPDPQLAYRVDNFPSEALASLLPEILRWRARINADINLAMTDEGPDGVISLDAGAGEFEVLVQEDWQSLRHDKLTLDVDLKPQLADVAVDLAGPELGNFALDLSVDPTAEDRTVTGNFTLDGLDIALAGVVAGLEEVQGEVNGQGQLSGPLMKPAVHGEIALTGGRFVDPSLPIPLEDVVVALTLNGYSADLSGRWKSNDRSEGRLAGELNWQRAPAGELTVTGERLPVTYDPYARVEVAPDITLAFSDGELSVTGRVDVPRGEIEVRTLPEQAVSVSEDEVIVGVDREEPTVRSLNMDVTVVVGDDEVTFDAFGVTGELKGTLRIGNDMDTRGALQLENGQYEAYGQELELRRARIVFVGPLTEPYLDIEAVRRVDAVVAGLRLSGPVSEPETEVFSEPSMPQSDALSYVILGRAPQSRGDEGQMSRAALSLGLTQASKVTQGIGEELGISNLILEAEGTGDQASVVASGYITDELSLRYGVGIFEPITTVALRYDLGRYFYLEAASGLAASLDIFYTRDF; this is encoded by the coding sequence GTGACGGACGTGAAGGGGGAACGGCGAAGCTGGCGTTTCTGGCTGTTGCTGGCACTGGGAATCCTGGTGTTGCTGCCCATCCTGCTGGTTGCAGTCCTGCTACTGATTCTGCGTTCCGAGACGGGGACTGCCTGGGTGATCGACCAGATCCCGGGCCTGCAGACGGAAGGGGATCAGGGCTCTCTGTTCGGCTATTGGCGGGCGGATTCCCTGCGGTGGCAGGGCTATGGTGTCGGGCTGAAGATTGAGGCCGTGGAGGTGGACTGGTCGCCCGGCTGCCTGCTGAGCAAGGAGTTGTGCCTGGATACCCTCCGTGCCGATGCCATCGATCTTCAGTTGCAACCCTCCGATGAGCCGGAAGAACCCAGAGACGATATCAGCCTGCCCCTGGTCAACCTGCCGCTTGGCCTGACAATCAGGGATGTTCACCTGGGCCCGTTTACCGTTAACGGCGGCAAGGTCTGGGATCTGCTGGAAGTGGAGGCGGGCGGCTCAGGAACCGACTGGGTGATAGAACGGGCGAATTACCGCCTGGATGACATTGCAGTAAACGCTGCCGGGCGGCTGGAAACCCGTGGTGACTGGCCACTTGACCTGAAGATGGATGTGTCGCTGCCGCCGCCCTATGGTGATGACTGGCAGTTGGTCCTGAACCTGACGGGCAGTGCCAGGGACCTCAGGTTGTCCGGCCGCAGCAGCGGTTACCTCAGCGCTGTACTGGAGGGCCGGGGCGCGCCACTGGACAGACGATTGCCGGTTCACCTGTCGCTTCGGTCGGAGTCGTTCCTGCCGCTGGACACCCTGCCATCAACCCTGACCCTGAAAAACTGGCAGCTATCTCTCGACGGTAGCCTGGAGAAAGGTTTTGTCACCCGTTCTACGACGACGTTACCGGGTACCAAAGGGGCGATAGATACGTCGCTCAAGGGATTGCTGACCACCACCGGCGTCTCGGACCTGGTATTGGCCATGGCGGGCCCGGCGGGTGAATCCGGGCGGGGCACCCTCAAAGTGGAAGGGAGTGTGAGCTGGGATGAGATTCTGACTGCAAACGCCGAGATTGGCGTGGAGGCATTTCCGTGGTACAGCCTGATCCCCGATTTTGAGGCACCGCCGGTTTCCCTGCAGCGTTTGAATGGTACGGTGTCTTATCGTGATAACCGTTACAACGCCCGCCTGGAAGCGGCGGTATCCGGCCCTCTGGGGGATGCGGATCTGAAAACAGCCGTGGACGGCAATCTGGAAACGGTGTCCCTGAGTGAGCTGGTGGTCAGTACCGACGCGGGGTCTCTCCGTGGCGCTGCGGATGTCGATTTTGCCGGCCAGTTGGCGTGGAAAGCCGGCCTGACGCTTGATCAGTTCAACCCCGGATATTGGCTGCCGGTTTTGCAGGCCAGCCTGGACGGTGAACTGACGAGTCAGGGACAACTGGCGGACGATGGCTTGCCGGATATGACCGCTGATTGGGATATTTCCGGCACCTGGCAGCAAGAGCCCGCCCGGACCCGTGGTAAGTTGCAGGCTTCTTCCGGAACCTGGGATGTATCGGACCTGAATCTTGAAGTGGGTGAGAACCGCATTAACGGCGGCGGCCGCTGGGGTTCCGATATTGCTGGTAACCTTGATATCCGGGTGCCCCAGCCAGAAATCCTGTTGCCAGGCCTGACGGGGGAACTGATCGCCTCACTGATGATGCGGGGTACCCCAGAGGATCCCCAAGGTGATCTGAGCGTAACCGCAACGGATCTGGCCTGGCAGGACAGCGTGGCGATTACCCTGGCCGACCTGGATGCCAGCCTCGGCAGCGGCCTGACTCTGAACGCCAGAGCAACGGCGCAGGATATCCACGCCGGGGGGGAGCGACTGGAACGGGTGGCATTGGGCCTGTCCGGTACGCAACAGGCACACCGGCTGACCATGCGGGCGTTCCACGAGGAAGCCAGTCTCGGCCTTGTCCTGGCCGGAGGCGCGGGGGATGCCTGGAACAGCTGGCGTGGTTCTCTGGACAGCGGGGAGCTTGATCTGTCGGGCCAGTCCCAGACCTGGACCCTCGACGGGCCGGCGGAGCTCGGTTATAGCGAGAACGGCACGCTGATCTTCGGCGCCCATTGCTGGCGTTGGCAGGACAGTTCCGTTTGTGCCGGGGATCAGACTCTGATGCCTGACCCGCAGCTCGCCTATCGGGTGGATAACTTCCCCTCCGAAGCTCTGGCGTCGCTGCTGCCGGAAATCCTGCGTTGGCGTGCGCGGATCAACGCTGACATAAACCTGGCGATGACCGATGAGGGGCCGGATGGCGTCATTTCCCTGGATGCGGGGGCCGGGGAGTTTGAGGTGCTGGTTCAGGAAGATTGGCAATCGCTCCGACACGATAAGCTGACTTTAGACGTTGATTTGAAACCGCAATTGGCGGATGTCGCTGTTGATCTGGCGGGGCCGGAACTGGGGAACTTCGCCCTGGACCTGTCGGTAGACCCGACCGCCGAGGACCGTACGGTGACCGGCAATTTTACCCTGGACGGCCTGGATATTGCGTTGGCTGGCGTGGTAGCCGGCCTGGAGGAGGTGCAGGGTGAAGTGAATGGACAAGGGCAGTTGTCCGGTCCGTTGATGAAACCGGCAGTGCATGGCGAGATCGCCCTGACAGGTGGCCGGTTCGTTGATCCTTCCCTGCCGATCCCCCTCGAAGATGTGGTGGTGGCATTGACGCTGAACGGTTATTCCGCCGATCTGAGTGGTCGTTGGAAGAGCAATGATCGCAGCGAGGGGAGGCTGGCGGGTGAACTCAATTGGCAACGAGCGCCGGCCGGGGAGTTGACCGTCACCGGAGAGCGGCTGCCGGTGACCTACGATCCCTATGCCCGGGTGGAAGTGGCACCGGATATCACCCTGGCTTTCAGCGACGGGGAATTGTCAGTGACAGGCCGGGTGGATGTGCCCCGGGGGGAGATCGAAGTGCGAACCCTGCCGGAGCAGGCGGTGTCGGTTTCCGAGGATGAAGTGATCGTCGGGGTCGACCGGGAGGAACCTACTGTCCGGTCACTGAATATGGATGTCACCGTGGTGGTGGGGGACGACGAGGTCACCTTTGACGCTTTTGGTGTCACCGGGGAGCTCAAGGGCACGCTGCGGATTGGCAATGACATGGACACTCGTGGTGCCCTGCAGTTGGAAAACGGTCAGTACGAAGCCTACGGGCAGGAGCTGGAGCTGCGTCGGGCGCGAATCGTCTTCGTGGGCCCCCTTACCGAGCCGTATCTGGACATCGAGGCCGTGCGACGGGTGGATGCCGTGGTTGCCGGTCTTCGCCTCAGTGGTCCGGTCAGCGAACCGGAAACGGAAGTGTTTTCTGAGCCGTCGATGCCCCAGAGTGATGCCTTGTCCTACGTGATACTCGGGCGTGCTCCCCAAAGCCGGGGCGATGAAGGACAAATGAGTCGCGCGGCGTTGTCACTGGGCCTTACCCAGGCCAGCAAGGTCACCCAGGGAATCGGTGAGGAGCTTGGTATCAGCAACCTGATTCTGGAAGCCGAGGGGACAGGGGACCAGGCCTCTGTTGTTGCCAGTGGTTACATCACCGATGAACTGAGCCTGCGATACGGGGTGGGGATCTTCGAGCCGATTACCACCGTGGCGCTGCGCTACGATCTGGGTCGCTACTTTTATCTGGAAGCAGCCAGTGGCCTGGCTGCTTCCCTCGACATCTTCTATACCCGGGATTTCTAG
- a CDS encoding autotransporter assembly complex protein TamA, whose protein sequence is MFSLTRQVRFPGTLLWCLLWAWPGHASQVVVNVEGDYPGLQDNAEVFIGEVEGRSADNLRRYVNTANKQVQEALRALGYYSPAIEWEVAEGEGEDGLAQLTLTVIPGEPVRIAAREVVIEGPAAEDEGLVAAIPESPSEGDVLNHGEYSTLRQSIQNRARVLGYFDGEFVSRRLEVDPEKRTATIDLRFRSGQRYRLGEVSFTEGHGFEDSLLERFVSFEPGQPYHADEIARLSGDLSNSGYFSGVDIDASPTNANDRVIPVTVNLTTRPPRSVAAGVGFSTDVGPRLRGNWREHWINPMGHRRGVETELSGPRQNLSTWYELPLDPPMTDSIRLGAGYQREDIEDVESERLTLGQQWQHQLDSGWMQVASLRWEGERFRIGDDERGQSSLLLPGVSYSKLHANSPLDPSRGYRVQFDVKGAHREVLSDADILHVNFLVRGLYTLADNHRFLARFQAGGVATNRFEDVPPSLRFFAGGDQSVRGYGYETLSPEDEDGVAVGGRYLMVGSVEYQYEFIQNWRLAAFVDEGNAIDNLRDPLATGAGVGIRWVSPVGPLRLDFAKGLDDEFGGEWRVHFSMGPEL, encoded by the coding sequence ATGTTCTCCCTTACCAGACAAGTTCGATTTCCAGGCACCCTGTTGTGGTGTTTGCTGTGGGCATGGCCGGGGCACGCCAGTCAGGTGGTGGTGAACGTTGAAGGTGACTACCCTGGTCTGCAGGACAATGCGGAAGTCTTTATCGGTGAGGTTGAGGGACGAAGCGCGGATAATCTTCGCCGTTATGTCAACACCGCGAATAAACAGGTCCAGGAGGCCTTGAGAGCGCTCGGATATTACAGTCCCGCCATTGAGTGGGAGGTTGCGGAAGGTGAGGGGGAAGACGGCCTGGCCCAACTGACCTTGACGGTGATCCCGGGCGAGCCGGTTCGCATTGCTGCGCGGGAGGTGGTGATCGAAGGCCCGGCGGCGGAGGATGAAGGCCTTGTGGCGGCCATACCGGAGTCACCCTCGGAAGGGGACGTGCTCAACCATGGCGAGTACAGCACCCTGCGACAATCCATCCAGAACCGGGCCCGCGTGCTGGGTTATTTTGATGGTGAGTTTGTCAGCCGCAGACTGGAAGTGGATCCTGAGAAACGGACCGCGACCATCGATCTTCGCTTCCGCAGCGGACAACGTTATCGTCTGGGGGAGGTGTCGTTCACCGAAGGTCACGGCTTTGAGGACAGTCTGCTGGAGCGGTTTGTGAGCTTTGAGCCCGGGCAGCCCTATCATGCGGATGAAATTGCCAGGCTCAGCGGGGACTTGTCCAACAGTGGTTACTTCTCTGGTGTGGATATTGATGCCTCTCCCACTAACGCCAACGACCGGGTGATCCCGGTGACGGTTAATCTGACCACTCGTCCGCCCCGGTCCGTCGCCGCCGGTGTGGGCTTCTCCACGGATGTTGGTCCACGGTTACGGGGCAACTGGCGTGAACACTGGATCAACCCCATGGGCCACCGACGTGGGGTGGAAACGGAATTGTCCGGCCCGCGCCAGAATCTCAGCACCTGGTATGAGCTGCCACTGGATCCGCCCATGACGGACTCAATACGTCTCGGTGCCGGATATCAGCGTGAGGACATTGAAGATGTGGAGTCCGAACGGCTTACCCTCGGACAACAGTGGCAGCACCAACTGGATTCAGGGTGGATGCAGGTTGCTTCCCTTCGGTGGGAAGGTGAGCGCTTCCGCATTGGCGATGACGAGCGGGGCCAGAGCAGTCTGTTGCTTCCAGGGGTGAGCTACTCGAAGTTGCATGCCAACTCGCCACTGGACCCTTCCAGGGGGTATCGGGTCCAGTTCGATGTAAAAGGGGCGCACCGTGAAGTCTTGTCGGACGCGGATATTCTCCATGTGAATTTTCTGGTTCGTGGTTTGTATACTCTGGCCGATAACCACCGCTTTCTCGCACGTTTCCAGGCGGGTGGCGTGGCGACAAACCGGTTCGAGGACGTGCCGCCATCGTTGCGTTTCTTTGCCGGTGGTGACCAGAGTGTTCGTGGTTATGGCTACGAAACGCTGTCGCCGGAAGATGAGGACGGCGTGGCCGTTGGTGGGCGCTACCTGATGGTAGGGAGTGTCGAATACCAGTATGAATTCATCCAGAACTGGCGATTGGCGGCCTTTGTGGACGAGGGTAACGCCATTGATAATCTGCGTGATCCGCTGGCCACAGGGGCGGGCGTGGGCATACGCTGGGTGAGCCCGGTTGGGCCCTTGCGCCTGGATTTTGCCAAGGGGCTGGATGACGAATTCGGCGGTGAATGGCGCGTTCACTTTTCCATGGGGCCTGAGCTGTGA